One Clostridium sp. CM027 genomic window carries:
- a CDS encoding NAD-dependent protein deacylase, with the protein MCYRLLKTIIKNTASIVFFGGAGVSTESCIPDFRSAKGLYNIETDLKFPPEVILSHSFFINHTEDFFKFYKSNMIFEDAIPNDAHIALSTLEEKNKLKAIITQNIDGLHQMARSKTVYELHGSIHKNYCMKCNKFFNLDYVLNSKTIVPNCNVCGGIIKPDVVLYDESLDMSVLNSSIKSISIADTLIVGGTSLVVYPAANLIKYFRGNNLILINKSSTPYDKQANLVIHDSIGKVLSTVCKF; encoded by the coding sequence ATGTGCTATAGATTATTAAAAACAATTATAAAAAACACTGCTAGTATAGTTTTTTTTGGAGGTGCAGGCGTATCTACAGAAAGTTGTATTCCTGATTTCCGTTCTGCAAAGGGTCTATATAATATAGAAACTGATTTGAAATTTCCTCCTGAAGTTATTTTAAGTCATTCTTTTTTTATAAATCATACCGAGGACTTTTTTAAATTTTATAAATCCAACATGATTTTTGAAGATGCAATTCCCAATGATGCGCATATTGCATTATCTACCCTAGAAGAAAAGAATAAATTAAAAGCTATAATCACTCAAAATATTGATGGTTTGCATCAAATGGCAAGATCCAAAACTGTATACGAACTTCATGGATCTATACATAAAAATTACTGTATGAAATGCAATAAATTTTTTAACTTAGATTATGTGTTAAATAGTAAAACCATAGTTCCTAACTGTAATGTCTGTGGTGGTATTATTAAACCAGATGTAGTTCTTTATGATGAAAGTTTAGATATGTCTGTCTTAAACAGCTCTATTAAATCGATAAGTATTGCTGATACACTGATTGTGGGTGGCACTTCTCTTGTGGTATATCCCGCTGCAAATCTTATAAAATATTTCAGAGGAAATAATTTAATTCTTATTAACAAGTCTTCTACCCCTTACGACAAACAAGCAAATTTAGTAATTCATGATAGCATAGGTAAAGTTTTAAGTACAGTATGTAAATTTTAA
- a CDS encoding IS1182 family transposase — protein sequence MLKGQLEIKINTYHSLYSLIIPKDNILKQINDLVDFSFVYDELMINYSSSMGRGAINPIMLFKYLLLKVIYELSDEDVVERTLYDMSFKYFLNLAPEETNLINSSTLTKFRKLRLKDMNLLDLLINKTVELAIKEGVLKSKAIIVDATHTKSRYNQKSASEELLKRAKNLRKTLYGVHPGIKEELPNKVTTGVLEDILEYCKLLIDTINEKPETAANPAVKTKLNYLMEAINDDLENLKISKDEDAKVGHKTEDSSFFGYKSHLAMSEERLITAAVITTGEKSDGKELITLIEKSREAGIDVNEVIGDTAYSEKKNLEYTKENKIALISRLNPVISQGMRKKEDEFEFNKDAGLFVCPAGHMAIKKAKQGKKNVGKNQVLTYYFNVEKCKNCVHKDGCYKEGAKSKTYSVSIKSNTHKDQIEFEKSEYFKKRARERYMIEAKNSELKHQHSYDVAISSGLISMQMQGALSIFTVNLKRIIKLKSMK from the coding sequence ATGCTAAAAGGACAATTGGAAATAAAAATAAATACATACCATAGCTTATATTCGTTAATTATTCCGAAAGATAACATTTTAAAGCAAATTAATGACCTTGTTGACTTTTCATTTGTTTATGACGAATTGATGATTAACTATAGTTCATCTATGGGTAGAGGTGCTATTAACCCCATAATGCTATTTAAATATTTACTTTTGAAAGTAATATATGAATTGTCTGATGAAGATGTTGTTGAAAGAACTCTTTATGACATGTCCTTTAAATATTTTCTAAATTTAGCCCCAGAAGAAACAAATTTAATAAACTCAAGTACACTAACTAAATTTAGAAAGCTTCGCCTTAAAGACATGAATTTATTGGATTTATTAATAAACAAGACTGTAGAACTTGCTATAAAAGAGGGAGTTTTAAAAAGTAAAGCAATAATAGTTGATGCTACGCATACCAAGTCACGTTATAACCAAAAGTCAGCAAGCGAGGAATTATTGAAACGTGCAAAAAACTTAAGAAAAACATTGTACGGAGTACATCCTGGTATTAAAGAAGAGTTACCTAATAAAGTTACAACTGGAGTACTTGAAGATATTCTTGAGTACTGCAAATTATTAATTGATACCATAAACGAGAAGCCAGAAACTGCAGCAAATCCAGCTGTGAAAACTAAATTAAACTACTTAATGGAAGCTATTAATGATGACTTAGAAAATCTAAAAATATCAAAAGATGAGGATGCAAAAGTGGGGCATAAAACTGAGGATAGTTCTTTTTTTGGATATAAATCACACCTTGCTATGAGTGAAGAACGTTTAATTACAGCAGCTGTTATTACAACTGGCGAAAAAAGTGATGGAAAGGAGCTCATAACCTTAATAGAAAAAAGCCGTGAGGCTGGTATAGATGTAAATGAAGTAATTGGAGATACAGCTTATTCTGAAAAGAAAAACCTAGAATATACAAAAGAAAATAAAATTGCATTAATTTCAAGACTAAATCCTGTAATTTCACAAGGAATGCGAAAAAAAGAAGATGAATTTGAGTTTAATAAAGATGCTGGTTTATTTGTATGTCCGGCAGGTCATATGGCTATTAAAAAAGCAAAACAGGGAAAGAAGAATGTTGGTAAAAATCAAGTGCTAACCTACTATTTTAATGTAGAAAAGTGTAAAAATTGTGTTCATAAAGATGGGTGTTATAAAGAAGGCGCTAAATCTAAAACTTATTCAGTTTCAATAAAGTCAAATACTCACAAAGATCAAATAGAGTTCGAAAAAAGTGAATATTTTAAAAAACGAGCTAGGGAACGTTATATGATAGAGGCTAAAAACAGTGAACTTAAGCACCAACATAGCTATGATGTAGCAATATCGTCAGGCTTAATTAGCATGCAAATGCAAGGTGCATTATCAATCTTCACTGTGAATCTAAAGAGAATAATTAAGTTGAAAAGCATGAAATAG
- a CDS encoding serine hydrolase → MGEFSLDKYSYRRGDTVHVASVTKSVLSALIGIAIDKGFIESVNQKVLDFFPEYDSTLVDSKKQEITIKHLITMTAPYIYKREPFKELCSSSDWAKYALDLLGGKDECGTFKYSTAGAHLLSVILTKATGKTAREFANEYLFEPIGMKQPPNYEMTTATYMDFIKGKNVCGWVSDPKGNSTGGWGVTLSAVDMARFGQLYLNYGNWNDKQIISREWIGESLQDNSNHYGYLWWLFKEDEFAYCAIGDGGNVICCLPERNMVVAIASKFMMLPKDRMKLIKNYLLPLLDKEKSI, encoded by the coding sequence ATGGGGGAGTTTTCACTTGACAAATACAGTTATAGAAGAGGAGATACAGTTCATGTTGCTTCGGTAACAAAAAGTGTATTATCTGCACTGATAGGAATTGCTATTGATAAAGGATTTATAGAGAGTGTAAACCAAAAGGTGCTGGATTTCTTTCCAGAGTATGATAGCACACTCGTAGATAGTAAAAAGCAAGAAATAACGATAAAACATCTTATTACAATGACAGCACCATATATTTATAAGCGAGAACCTTTTAAAGAATTATGTAGTAGTTCAGATTGGGCAAAATATGCGCTTGATTTATTAGGCGGAAAAGATGAGTGCGGTACATTCAAGTATTCTACAGCCGGAGCGCATTTATTATCTGTAATACTTACAAAAGCAACCGGAAAGACAGCAAGAGAATTTGCAAATGAATATTTATTTGAACCAATTGGAATGAAACAACCGCCAAATTATGAAATGACTACTGCTACCTATATGGATTTTATTAAGGGTAAGAATGTTTGTGGATGGGTATCTGATCCTAAGGGGAACAGTACCGGTGGTTGGGGAGTTACTTTATCAGCAGTTGATATGGCTCGATTTGGACAACTCTATTTGAATTATGGAAATTGGAATGATAAACAGATAATTTCAAGAGAATGGATTGGGGAATCTCTACAGGATAATTCAAATCATTATGGATATCTTTGGTGGCTATTTAAAGAAGATGAATTTGCGTATTGTGCTATTGGGGATGGAGGTAACGTGATTTGTTGCTTACCAGAAAGAAATATGGTAGTTGCTATTGCTTCTAAATTTATGATGCTACCAAAAGATAGAATGAAATTAATAAAAAATTATCTGCTGCCATTATTAGATAAAGAAAAAAGTATATAA
- the istB gene encoding IS21-like element helper ATPase IstB, with protein sequence MINKKKLYKDIEELAIDLKLAGIKNNFEVGAKDACINDISYEEFLYKLLEKESVLRSESSKQNRIRIAKFPYKKYIEDLVVEDLPVDAKKKLKTLSSLEFISTGQNVILAGNPGTGKTHMSIGLGIKACLAGYKVLFITVSSLITQLKESRSQKVLRAFENKFDKYDLIIADELGYISYDKEGSELLFSHLSLRAGRKSTIVTTNLSFERWNEIFKDPIMTAAMIDRLTHKAYIVNMNGNSYRLKETKEWLAKQ encoded by the coding sequence ATGATAAATAAGAAGAAATTATATAAAGATATTGAAGAATTAGCAATAGATCTTAAACTTGCAGGTATAAAAAACAACTTTGAGGTGGGTGCGAAAGATGCTTGCATTAATGACATAAGCTATGAAGAATTTCTTTACAAATTATTGGAAAAAGAATCTGTTTTAAGAAGTGAAAGTAGTAAACAAAATAGAATTAGAATAGCAAAGTTTCCTTATAAAAAATATATCGAAGATCTTGTAGTTGAAGATTTACCAGTTGATGCTAAAAAGAAATTAAAGACGTTAAGTTCACTTGAATTTATTAGTACAGGACAAAATGTAATTTTAGCTGGAAATCCTGGGACAGGCAAGACCCACATGAGTATTGGCCTTGGAATAAAAGCTTGTTTAGCTGGCTATAAAGTTCTTTTTATTACGGTATCATCGCTTATCACCCAATTAAAAGAAAGTCGTTCTCAGAAAGTATTAAGAGCATTTGAAAATAAATTTGATAAATATGATTTAATTATTGCTGATGAATTGGGATATATTTCTTATGATAAAGAAGGTTCAGAACTTTTATTTAGTCACTTATCATTAAGAGCAGGTAGAAAATCAACTATAGTAACCACAAATTTATCCTTTGAAAGGTGGAATGAGATATTTAAAGACCCTATTATGACCGCTGCAATGATCGATAGACTTACGCATAAGGCATATATAGTAAATATGAATGGTAACTCCTACAGATTAAAGGAAACTAAAGAATGGCTCGCAAAACAATAA
- the istA gene encoding IS21 family transposase codes for MIKLSEKQHIIISAHLNGKSQRSIARETGIDRKTISKYVKEYEVARQEILNFNGGIDDIRELQDSIVEKPKYNCINRKKKKLTDEIINKIKGYIEENQQKRHAGRHKQQKKKIDIYEALKEDDYDISYPTVSNYINKLLENGAEAFIKSEYELGDICEFDWGEVKLTINAVDRTFQMAVFTSAKGNYRYAQLFAKQNSECFQEAHALFFEHIGQVYRTIVYDNMRVAVKKFVGPTEKEPTDALLKMSMYYGFDFRFCNTRAGNEKGHVERSVEVVRRKSFSKNDSFKSLEEANKYLMETCDKLNSQPHKIKNMKTAKEILNEERQHMGHYIAKLDTARIEEPRVDKYSTFSVNTCRYSVPDIYVGKRIFIKVYSNDIVCFSEGKKIASHERKLGFYEWSIKLEHYLNTFKRKPGSLASSTAMLQADPRIQNIYDTYYNKKEKDFIELLLFIGKSNISKVLNAINLLNKINPTDITTEKIKSICNRDYTNFIENNVIQLNSTVEFEPNGLLDVYKSLIPISTEDFNNEVAII; via the coding sequence ATGATTAAATTGAGTGAAAAACAACACATCATAATATCGGCACATCTAAACGGAAAGTCTCAAAGGTCCATAGCTAGAGAGACCGGAATTGATAGAAAAACCATTAGTAAATATGTTAAAGAATACGAAGTGGCAAGACAAGAAATTTTGAATTTTAATGGAGGAATTGATGATATAAGAGAACTTCAGGACAGTATTGTTGAGAAACCTAAATACAATTGCATAAATAGAAAAAAGAAAAAATTAACCGATGAAATTATAAATAAGATAAAGGGGTATATTGAAGAAAACCAGCAAAAACGGCATGCCGGGAGGCATAAGCAGCAAAAAAAGAAAATTGATATATATGAAGCGTTAAAAGAAGACGATTACGATATAAGTTATCCAACTGTGAGTAACTATATAAATAAATTACTTGAGAATGGAGCCGAGGCATTTATAAAATCAGAATATGAGCTTGGGGATATTTGTGAATTTGATTGGGGGGAAGTAAAGTTAACTATTAATGCTGTGGATAGAACATTTCAAATGGCTGTATTTACATCTGCAAAAGGGAATTATAGATATGCACAGTTATTTGCTAAACAAAATTCAGAGTGTTTTCAAGAAGCTCATGCTTTGTTTTTTGAACATATAGGACAAGTATATAGAACAATCGTTTATGATAACATGAGAGTTGCAGTTAAAAAATTTGTAGGACCTACTGAGAAAGAACCTACGGATGCATTGCTTAAAATGTCCATGTATTATGGCTTTGATTTTAGGTTTTGCAATACTCGAGCTGGAAATGAAAAAGGTCATGTCGAGCGAAGTGTAGAGGTAGTACGACGTAAGTCTTTTAGTAAAAATGATAGTTTTAAATCATTAGAAGAAGCTAATAAATATCTGATGGAAACATGCGATAAATTGAATAGCCAACCACATAAAATAAAAAATATGAAGACTGCAAAAGAAATTCTTAATGAGGAAAGACAACATATGGGGCATTATATTGCAAAACTTGACACTGCTAGGATAGAAGAACCTAGAGTGGATAAATATTCGACATTCTCAGTGAATACCTGTCGGTATTCTGTACCTGATATATATGTTGGAAAAAGAATATTCATAAAAGTATATTCCAATGACATTGTTTGCTTTAGTGAGGGTAAAAAAATAGCTTCCCATGAAAGGAAGTTAGGATTTTATGAATGGTCTATTAAGCTTGAACATTATCTTAATACCTTTAAAAGAAAGCCAGGATCATTAGCTTCAAGCACTGCAATGCTACAAGCAGACCCTAGGATTCAAAACATCTATGATACCTATTATAACAAAAAAGAGAAAGATTTTATAGAATTACTTTTATTTATAGGTAAAAGTAATATCTCTAAGGTCCTAAATGCAATAAATTTATTAAATAAAATAAATCCTACGGATATAACAACCGAAAAAATAAAGTCTATTTGTAATAGAGATTATACTAATTTTATCGAAAATAATGTTATCCAACTAAATTCAACTGTTGAATTTGAACCTAACGGTTTACTAGATGTGTATAAATCTTTAATACCAATATCAACGGAAGATTTTAATAATGAGGTGGCTATAATATGA
- a CDS encoding MerR family transcriptional regulator has protein sequence MLSIGEFSKICQVSTKTLRYYAEISLINPEEINPENGYRYYSIKQLETMLLIKRLKSYEISLEEIKTLLQLEKDQFEEKLIVLLNKKKYDIQAKVTAYDIMLQQLSNDIQNLQKGESVFSNIKDLDIMLVEVPAMYILSIRKLVSIEECNLGYDVFFNQLYKRIAEDGLTMIGPPMTIYHSEEYLFERYDIEFAIPIKEYVTGTKDFNPGLCIKTRLKGAYSEITSVYAKQHEWVEQERYCVAKPPFDVYVTNPLETERPKEFITDVYLPVKKV, from the coding sequence ATGCTTTCAATTGGAGAGTTTTCGAAGATATGTCAAGTGTCCACCAAGACACTTAGGTATTATGCAGAGATTAGTCTAATTAATCCGGAAGAAATTAATCCAGAGAATGGATATCGATATTACTCTATAAAACAGTTAGAAACAATGCTTCTTATTAAGCGTTTAAAATCGTATGAAATTTCATTAGAAGAAATAAAAACCCTTTTACAATTAGAAAAAGATCAGTTTGAAGAAAAATTAATAGTGTTGTTGAATAAAAAGAAATATGATATTCAAGCAAAGGTAACAGCCTATGATATAATGCTGCAACAACTAAGTAACGATATACAAAATCTTCAAAAAGGTGAATCTGTATTTAGCAATATAAAAGATTTAGATATTATGCTTGTAGAAGTACCGGCTATGTATATTTTATCAATTCGTAAATTAGTAAGTATAGAAGAATGCAATTTAGGATATGACGTATTTTTTAATCAATTGTATAAAAGAATAGCAGAAGATGGTCTTACAATGATAGGTCCGCCAATGACAATATATCATAGTGAGGAATATTTATTTGAAAGGTATGATATTGAATTTGCAATTCCAATTAAAGAATATGTCACCGGTACAAAAGATTTTAATCCGGGATTGTGCATTAAAACCCGACTTAAAGGAGCCTATTCAGAAATTACTTCAGTATATGCAAAGCAACATGAATGGGTAGAACAAGAAAGATATTGTGTGGCAAAACCTCCATTTGATGTTTATGTAACAAATCCTCTGGAAACTGAGAGACCGAAAGAGTTTATCACAGATGTGTATTTACCCGTGAAGAAGGTTTGA
- a CDS encoding Tn3 family transposase, with the protein MSIYCQHKQPYAKYWGNGSTSSSDGVRVKSAIEALNECYNPHYDLEKGVTMYSAVSDQYLRFGIGIINTNSRDAIHIVDIILNYKIELEIEELE; encoded by the coding sequence ATATCGATATACTGCCAACATAAACAGCCCTATGCTAAATATTGGGGAAATGGCAGTACTTCGTCGTCAGATGGTGTAAGAGTTAAATCGGCAATTGAAGCTTTAAATGAATGCTATAACCCTCATTATGACTTAGAGAAAGGTGTGACAATGTACTCAGCTGTAAGTGATCAGTATTTAAGATTTGGAATAGGTATTATAAATACAAATTCAAGAGATGCAATTCATATAGTTGATATAATTCTCAACTATAAAATAGAACTTGAGATTGAAGAACTAGAGTAA
- the ltrA gene encoding group II intron reverse transcriptase/maturase, protein MKDTRKYDKSRQLHKEGSLRENRVELEGNVEVHSISSMSEEGRNDVNEYDNGLLEQILSRDNMNKAYKRVKANKGSHGIDGLTVDELLHYLKEHGQELRQSLLESRYRPLAVRRVEIPKPDGGIRLLGIPTVLDRVIQQAISQTLIPVYEKKFSDNSYGFRPLRSGKQAVEKCRGYINAGHTWTVNIDLSKYFDTINHDKLIRILSEDIKDSRVISLIRKYLQSGVMINGVFMNTEEGAPQGGPLSPLLSNVMLHELDVELTKRGLNFCRYADDANIYVKSEKSANRVMKSITRFIEEKLKLRVNKEKSTVDRPWKLKFLGFSFYRAKGEYRMRVPQKPIIKFKAKLKELTSRSNAMSMKYRFMKLKQVIVGWINYFAIADIKSILKTLDEWLRRRIRMCFWKQWKKIKTKYGNLVKLGIPNNKALQYANTRKGYWRTSNSPILNKTLTNKYLKNIGLVSISETYLLKH, encoded by the coding sequence TTGAAGGATACGAGAAAATATGATAAAAGCAGACAACTTCATAAAGAAGGCTCTCTACGAGAGAATAGAGTGGAACTCGAAGGTAATGTAGAAGTGCATAGTATTTCCTCTATGTCAGAAGAAGGAAGAAACGATGTGAATGAATATGATAATGGTTTACTCGAGCAGATATTATCGAGAGATAATATGAATAAAGCATATAAAAGAGTAAAAGCCAATAAAGGAAGTCATGGGATTGATGGTTTGACAGTAGATGAACTTCTACATTATCTAAAAGAGCATGGACAAGAATTAAGGCAATCATTATTAGAAAGTAGATATAGACCTCTAGCCGTAAGAAGGGTAGAAATACCAAAACCTGACGGTGGAATTAGGCTACTTGGAATACCTACTGTATTAGATAGAGTTATTCAACAAGCGATATCACAAACTCTAATACCAGTATATGAAAAGAAATTTTCTGATAATAGTTACGGTTTTAGACCTTTAAGAAGTGGAAAACAAGCTGTTGAAAAATGTAGGGGATATATTAATGCTGGACATACATGGACGGTGAATATAGACCTTTCTAAATACTTTGATACGATAAATCATGATAAATTAATAAGGATACTATCGGAAGATATTAAAGATAGTAGAGTAATTTCTCTGATACGAAAGTATCTACAAAGTGGAGTGATGATAAATGGGGTATTTATGAATACAGAAGAAGGAGCACCTCAAGGCGGGCCTTTGTCCCCATTATTAAGTAACGTAATGTTACATGAACTCGATGTAGAACTAACAAAACGAGGACTAAACTTTTGTAGATATGCTGATGATGCGAATATATACGTCAAAAGTGAGAAATCAGCAAATAGAGTAATGAAGAGTATTACGAGATTTATTGAGGAAAAGTTAAAGCTTAGAGTGAATAAAGAAAAGAGTACAGTAGATAGACCTTGGAAACTTAAATTTTTAGGATTTTCATTTTACCGGGCAAAAGGTGAATACAGAATGAGAGTTCCTCAAAAACCTATAATCAAATTCAAAGCAAAGCTAAAAGAATTAACTTCAAGAAGTAATGCGATGAGCATGAAATATAGGTTTATGAAACTTAAGCAAGTGATAGTTGGATGGATAAATTATTTTGCTATTGCAGACATTAAAAGTATTCTTAAAACACTTGATGAATGGTTAAGGCGAAGAATTAGAATGTGTTTTTGGAAACAATGGAAAAAGATTAAAACAAAATATGGGAACCTTGTTAAATTAGGAATACCAAACAATAAAGCTTTGCAATATGCAAATACAAGGAAAGGCTATTGGAGAACATCCAATAGCCCTATATTAAACAAAACATTGACCAATAAATACCTTAAAAATATAGGATTAGTTTCTATATCTGAGACATATTTATTAAAACATTAA